One window of the Pedobacter ginsengisoli genome contains the following:
- a CDS encoding LysM peptidoglycan-binding domain-containing protein — MYKYYIVSIFAIFLSLTSAKANTRDSIGVENYNGKKLIVHKVVAKDTYYSIGRRYNVVPKYVMTFNDNKYLQIGVIIKVPTDIPFSANQNTTASTKETLAPTATDTPAEGNLIEHAVQKKENLNMLAEKYGTTVNEIKRVNNLRSINLQIGQLLKIPATKSPDGTPLETVDPEKINTPPVENTAKDPVAIVVKKDSIKPAQPIQKPAPVKPDTTKPDSAKQDNEPLLIHTVASNETMYSIATRYKLTMDQLKAKNNLTDNSLSVGQKLWIRGQYPVAPPEPEHPVDTLNSIKDPSLKYAASRYGLNQIDEKGTAVWISDNDLDPSKMLVLHRTAPIGTVMKITNPMSNRSTFAKVVGKFTENESTKDVIIVMTKAVADALGALDKRFYCNLTYGGQENEQ, encoded by the coding sequence ATGTATAAATATTATATAGTATCAATCTTTGCCATTTTTCTTAGTTTAACATCAGCCAAAGCAAACACCAGAGATTCAATAGGGGTTGAGAATTACAACGGTAAAAAATTGATCGTCCATAAAGTTGTCGCAAAAGACACTTACTACTCAATAGGTAGAAGATACAATGTTGTTCCTAAATACGTTATGACATTTAACGACAATAAGTATCTTCAAATTGGGGTTATTATTAAAGTACCAACAGACATACCTTTTTCAGCTAATCAAAACACTACAGCAAGTACAAAAGAAACATTAGCGCCAACTGCTACTGACACTCCTGCCGAAGGCAACCTTATAGAACATGCCGTGCAGAAAAAAGAGAACCTTAACATGCTGGCCGAAAAATATGGCACTACCGTTAATGAAATTAAAAGGGTTAATAACCTTAGATCTATAAATTTACAAATTGGACAGTTATTAAAAATACCTGCTACCAAATCTCCTGACGGGACACCTTTGGAAACTGTTGATCCTGAAAAAATCAACACTCCACCTGTTGAAAACACAGCAAAAGATCCAGTTGCTATTGTGGTAAAAAAAGACAGTATTAAGCCCGCACAGCCAATTCAAAAGCCTGCTCCTGTTAAGCCAGACACTACAAAACCTGATTCGGCCAAACAAGATAACGAACCGTTATTGATCCATACTGTTGCATCAAACGAGACGATGTACTCTATTGCAACGCGCTACAAATTAACAATGGATCAGCTAAAAGCTAAAAATAACCTGACAGACAATTCATTATCTGTTGGTCAGAAATTATGGATCAGAGGCCAGTATCCTGTGGCTCCACCAGAGCCAGAACACCCGGTAGATACTTTAAACTCTATCAAAGACCCATCGCTAAAATATGCTGCAAGCAGATATGGATTAAACCAGATCGACGAAAAGGGAACTGCTGTATGGATTTCGGACAATGACCTTGATCCGAGCAAAATGTTGGTTTTGCACAGAACTGCTCCAATTGGTACAGTAATGAAAATTACCAACCCAATGAGTAACAGATCAACCTTTGCAAAGGTTGTTGGTAAATTTACTGAAAATGAGTCCACAAAAGATGTTATAATTGTAATGACTAAAGCGGTTGCTGATGCACTAGGCGCTTTAGACAAAAGATTTTATTGCAATTTAACATACGGCGGACAAGAGAATGAACAATAA
- a CDS encoding uridine kinase: MNNNKPFIIGIAGGSGSGKTFFLNCFLHHFKNDEITLISQDDYYIPAGEMTQEENKLYNFDLPSTIDDQQFLFDIKKLLKGEVVYKKEYNFNNPLAVTKILEINPAPIIIVEGLFILHFKEIAALLDYTIFIEAEESVALDRRIKRDGIERGYPEEDVLYKWHNHVVPAYKEFLLPYKGQCDQVVVNNNDIPDDIIKITEEISVDLKEKYCKYKQAE; this comes from the coding sequence ATGAACAATAATAAGCCCTTTATTATCGGTATTGCGGGTGGTAGCGGATCCGGCAAAACCTTCTTTCTGAACTGTTTTCTTCATCATTTTAAAAATGATGAGATAACATTGATTTCACAGGATGATTATTACATTCCGGCAGGTGAAATGACTCAGGAAGAAAATAAACTATACAACTTTGATTTACCTTCAACTATTGACGATCAGCAATTTCTGTTTGATATTAAGAAGCTTTTGAAGGGTGAAGTTGTTTATAAAAAAGAATACAATTTCAACAATCCACTGGCAGTAACTAAAATACTGGAGATAAATCCCGCCCCTATTATTATTGTAGAGGGTCTTTTTATTTTGCATTTTAAGGAAATTGCTGCGCTTCTTGATTACACAATTTTTATTGAGGCAGAAGAATCTGTAGCATTAGATCGCAGAATTAAACGCGACGGTATAGAGCGTGGCTACCCTGAAGAAGATGTGCTTTATAAATGGCACAATCATGTTGTTCCTGCTTACAAAGAGTTCTTATTGCCTTATAAGGGCCAATGTGATCAGGTTGTTGTAAATAATAATGACATCCCTGATGACATCATCAAAATAACTGAAGAAATTTCAGTGGATTTGAAGGAAAAATATTGTAAATATAAACAGGCCGAATAA